One segment of Dolichospermum sp. DET69 DNA contains the following:
- a CDS encoding aminotransferase class I/II-fold pyridoxal phosphate-dependent enzyme, with protein sequence MMKPILLSTPHIGNQELEFVKEAFATNWIAPIGPHVDAFEQEFCQITGASYAAAVSSGTAALHLALQLVGVTKGDEVFCSTLTFAATANPITYLGAKPVFIDSDRISWNMNPDLLQEALQKRAYFGKLPKAVVVVHLYGQSADIEPILKACNQYNIPLIEDAAEALGSTYKGLSPGTLGKIGIFSFNGNKIITTSGGGMLVSDDDQLIAKAKFLATQARDPAPHYQHSEIGYNYRLSNVLAGIGRGQLKVLSERVAARRHNFEIYQAALGNVPGIEFMPEANFGDSTRWLTTLTINPEAFGADREYIRLQLAQQQIEARPVWKPLHLQPVFSECEYIGSKVAEDLFIHGLCLPSGSNLTDEDLWRVIDKIQAIYSAI encoded by the coding sequence ATTATGAAACCAATTCTCCTTTCCACTCCCCACATCGGAAATCAAGAATTAGAATTTGTCAAAGAAGCATTTGCAACTAATTGGATTGCTCCTATTGGTCCCCATGTTGATGCTTTTGAACAAGAATTTTGTCAAATTACTGGTGCTAGTTATGCGGCTGCTGTGAGTTCGGGAACTGCGGCTTTACACTTGGCTTTGCAATTAGTTGGAGTTACCAAAGGAGATGAGGTTTTTTGCTCTACTTTAACCTTTGCAGCTACTGCTAATCCTATTACTTATTTAGGGGCAAAACCCGTATTTATTGATAGCGATCGCATTTCCTGGAATATGAACCCAGACTTGTTGCAGGAAGCTTTACAAAAACGCGCCTATTTTGGTAAATTACCCAAAGCAGTTGTAGTTGTACATTTATATGGTCAAAGTGCAGATATAGAGCCAATTCTCAAAGCTTGCAATCAATACAATATTCCTCTAATTGAAGATGCAGCCGAAGCATTAGGCTCTACATACAAAGGGCTTTCCCCTGGCACTTTGGGAAAAATTGGTATTTTCTCATTCAATGGCAATAAAATCATCACCACATCTGGTGGAGGAATGTTAGTTTCTGACGATGATCAATTAATTGCCAAAGCCAAATTTTTAGCAACTCAAGCCCGTGATCCTGCCCCCCATTATCAACATTCAGAAATAGGTTATAACTATCGTCTCAGTAACGTTCTAGCAGGTATTGGTCGTGGTCAGTTAAAAGTTTTGTCTGAAAGAGTAGCAGCTAGACGACACAACTTTGAAATTTACCAAGCGGCTTTAGGAAATGTCCCAGGAATAGAATTTATGCCCGAAGCTAATTTTGGAGATTCTACTCGCTGGTTAACGACTTTAACAATCAATCCAGAAGCTTTTGGTGCAGACCGAGAATACATCCGTCTTCAACTTGCCCAACAACAAATTGAAGCTCGTCCTGTGTGGAAACCATTGCATCTTCAACCTGTATTTTCTGAGTGTGAATATATTGGTAGTAAAGTAGCAGAAGATTTATTCATACATGGTCTTTGTTTGCCTTCTGGCTCTAATTTAACAGATGAAGATTTATGGAGAGTTATTGACAAAATTCAAGCAATTTACTCTGCAATTTAA
- a CDS encoding acetyltransferase has product MNTQKVVVIGAGGHAKVVASTLMAAGHQVVGFYDDDLEKRGTHIFGISVVGPVSELKDHNFSHAIIGIGRNEVRKRLVEEFDLNWITVVHPYAWVHPEVSLGAGTVVCAGAIVQPYSTIGSHVIINTKSSVDHDCCVGDYVHLALSHLAGGATAEEGAFLALGSMIFPGVQIGAWATVSAGAIAMKDVMPRTTVAGTPARLIKEATFN; this is encoded by the coding sequence ATGAATACACAAAAAGTAGTCGTAATTGGTGCAGGAGGTCATGCCAAAGTAGTAGCAAGTACGCTCATGGCAGCAGGTCATCAAGTAGTCGGTTTTTACGATGATGATCTGGAAAAGAGGGGAACGCATATTTTTGGTATTTCGGTGGTTGGTCCAGTCAGTGAGCTTAAAGATCACAACTTTTCTCATGCCATCATTGGTATAGGTAGAAATGAGGTGCGGAAGCGTTTAGTAGAAGAATTTGATCTTAATTGGATAACTGTAGTTCATCCCTATGCTTGGGTTCATCCTGAAGTTTCATTAGGCGCTGGTACGGTAGTTTGCGCGGGTGCAATAGTTCAGCCCTATTCAACAATTGGCTCCCACGTAATTATTAATACTAAATCCAGTGTTGATCATGATTGTTGTGTAGGAGATTATGTGCATCTAGCTCTCTCCCACCTTGCAGGAGGTGCGACAGCGGAGGAGGGAGCTTTTTTAGCTCTGGGAAGCATGATCTTTCCAGGAGTTCAAATTGGAGCTTGGGCTACTGTAAGTGCAGGAGCGATAGCAATGAAGGATGTTATGCCCAGAACTACAGTAGCAGGTACGCCTGCTCGATTAATTAAAGAAGCTACTTTTAATTAA
- a CDS encoding ketoacyl-ACP synthase III: protein MSKTSIPNISMRAIAIALPQKTEFNHELSDVLGYEEIARISQTIGIYSRRVAPEEITAFDLMYQAVENLFQTTNISKENIDCLVCITQTPDHLIPGNSFLLSHKLGLETRVLTLDINAGCAGFTHGLIVLGKLINNGDIKCGLLVIGDTLTKLVNYQDKTERLLFGDGAAACILEFDQKGKGLTACWRTIANDYDKLIVPAGGMRKPSNQETSIVMLKENGIYRSDNDLAMDGAAVFSFSIKEVPELVNFALKSCNFSSEDIDLFVFHQANKFMVDYIRKKLKLSAEKVPILVEGIGNTSGASIPIAISRYALNQGINKISGRLCLTGFGVGLSLSSIIIEVEDLIVTSL, encoded by the coding sequence ATGAGTAAAACCAGCATTCCCAACATCAGTATGCGAGCCATAGCAATTGCTTTACCTCAAAAAACTGAATTTAATCATGAATTATCTGATGTATTAGGTTATGAAGAAATAGCACGGATTAGTCAAACAATTGGCATTTATAGTAGAAGAGTTGCCCCAGAGGAAATAACAGCTTTTGATCTGATGTACCAAGCTGTAGAAAACCTTTTTCAAACCACAAATATTAGCAAAGAAAACATAGACTGCTTGGTATGTATTACCCAAACTCCAGATCATTTAATTCCCGGAAATTCATTCCTATTATCCCATAAATTAGGATTAGAAACTAGGGTGTTGACACTAGATATAAATGCTGGCTGTGCAGGATTTACACATGGTCTCATTGTTCTAGGCAAATTAATTAACAATGGTGATATTAAATGTGGATTGTTGGTTATTGGAGATACACTCACAAAACTAGTAAATTATCAAGATAAAACTGAGCGGTTGTTATTTGGTGATGGAGCGGCTGCCTGTATTTTAGAATTTGATCAAAAAGGAAAAGGATTAACAGCTTGCTGGCGAACCATTGCTAATGATTATGATAAATTAATTGTTCCTGCTGGTGGAATGAGAAAGCCAAGTAACCAGGAAACAAGTATTGTAATGTTAAAAGAAAATGGCATCTACAGAAGTGATAATGATTTAGCTATGGATGGTGCGGCTGTTTTTTCATTTTCAATTAAAGAAGTTCCAGAACTTGTAAATTTTGCGCTAAAAAGTTGTAATTTCAGCAGTGAAGATATTGATTTATTTGTATTTCACCAAGCGAATAAATTTATGGTTGATTATATTCGGAAAAAATTAAAGCTGAGTGCAGAAAAAGTACCAATCTTGGTGGAAGGAATAGGTAATACAAGCGGTGCCTCCATACCAATTGCTATTAGTCGTTATGCCTTAAACCAAGGAATTAATAAAATTAGTGGTCGGCTATGTCTGACAGGGTTTGGAGTAGGCTTGTCTCTGAGTAGCATCATTATTGAAGTAGAAGATTTAATTGTCACTTCCCTATAA
- a CDS encoding long-chain fatty acid--CoA ligase — translation MNNLDRFLADFADYGDKIALISNNQKYSYNWLVEKIKYWSYILSEAGIEKSIVSFKGDYSPEIIALFFAVMNLQNILVPLGVNNKEEKNKYLEIANARYILAIDKQEKLLIDDLKTSVNNSTLVEFIKQQSAGIILFSSGSTGTPKGMLHDCNKLLSKYTKGRKVFNTLAFLSLDHIGGINTLLYQLSNGGTTVLTENRSTEIICQLIENYQIELLPVSPTFLNLLLMSEAYKDYNLNSLKIISYGTEVMPENTLMSLANVFPGVKLKQTYGLSELGILPTQSESSVSKWFKLGGENYQVKIIDNILWIKTNSAMVSYLNAPYPFDDQGWLNTGDVVETKGDYFKILGRQSEIIIVGGLKVFPQEIENILIQIPEINEVTVFGEANAITGNIVVAVVKPSDLSIDERKMRKLIQSYCQEKLQSYKIPVKVYLNSSEHHNHRYKKIRSQFK, via the coding sequence ATGAATAATCTTGACAGATTTTTAGCTGATTTTGCAGATTATGGTGATAAAATTGCCTTAATCTCAAATAATCAAAAATATAGTTACAACTGGCTTGTAGAGAAAATAAAATATTGGTCTTATATTTTGTCAGAAGCAGGAATAGAAAAATCTATTGTTAGTTTTAAGGGAGATTATTCCCCGGAAATTATAGCTTTATTCTTTGCAGTTATGAATCTACAAAATATCCTAGTTCCTTTAGGAGTCAATAATAAAGAAGAGAAAAACAAATATTTGGAAATAGCAAATGCTCGCTACATCCTAGCCATTGATAAACAAGAAAAATTACTGATTGATGACCTCAAAACTAGTGTAAATAACAGCACTTTAGTTGAATTTATCAAACAGCAATCTGCGGGAATTATCTTGTTTTCTTCTGGTTCTACAGGAACACCCAAGGGGATGCTACATGATTGTAATAAATTACTATCTAAATACACTAAAGGCAGAAAAGTTTTCAATACCTTAGCCTTTTTATCCCTAGATCATATCGGAGGCATAAACACTTTATTATATCAATTATCTAATGGGGGAACAACTGTTCTCACAGAGAATAGAAGCACAGAGATTATTTGCCAATTAATTGAAAACTATCAGATAGAGTTATTACCAGTATCACCAACTTTTTTGAACTTACTTTTAATGTCAGAAGCTTATAAAGATTATAATTTAAATTCTTTGAAAATCATCAGCTATGGCACTGAAGTTATGCCAGAAAATACATTAATGTCCCTAGCTAATGTTTTTCCTGGTGTGAAGTTAAAGCAGACTTATGGACTATCAGAGCTAGGAATATTACCTACTCAAAGCGAAAGTTCTGTAAGTAAATGGTTTAAATTAGGTGGGGAAAATTATCAAGTTAAAATCATAGATAATATCCTCTGGATTAAAACTAATTCAGCTATGGTTAGTTATTTGAATGCTCCCTACCCCTTTGATGATCAAGGTTGGTTAAATACAGGTGATGTCGTAGAAACAAAAGGTGATTACTTTAAAATACTGGGTCGTCAATCAGAAATAATTATCGTCGGTGGATTGAAAGTCTTTCCTCAAGAAATAGAAAATATTTTAATCCAAATACCAGAAATTAATGAAGTAACTGTCTTTGGAGAAGCAAATGCAATTACAGGAAATATAGTGGTTGCTGTAGTTAAACCTTCCGATTTATCAATTGATGAACGGAAAATGAGAAAACTCATTCAATCCTATTGTCAAGAAAAATTACAAAGTTACAAAATTCCAGTCAAGGTTTACTTGAATTCTAGTGAACATCACAATCACCGATATAAAAAAATTCGTTCTCAATTTAAATAA
- a CDS encoding SDR family oxidoreductase, which produces MKNVANSLYQDRIVLITGTTKGIGFHLAKHFLDQKAIVCGFARSESSLQHDQYYHYRGDVTNINDVTQVLQEIRKKFRHLDILINNAGIAAMNPCLLMPDTTAKKILDINILGVFNMSRESTKLMMKANYGRIINFSSVAVPMHIEGEAIYASSKAAIEEFSKIFAREVARFGITVNVIGPSPIMTDLIAKVPEEKIQSLVNKMPLNRLGEFRDVENVVDFFASEASQYITGQVIYLGGVS; this is translated from the coding sequence ATGAAAAATGTTGCTAATAGTCTTTATCAAGACCGCATTGTTTTAATTACGGGAACAACTAAAGGTATTGGATTTCATTTAGCAAAACATTTTTTAGACCAAAAAGCTATTGTTTGTGGTTTTGCCCGTTCTGAATCATCTTTGCAGCACGATCAATACTATCATTATCGAGGTGATGTCACTAATATTAATGATGTCACTCAGGTTTTACAAGAAATCAGAAAAAAATTTAGGCATTTAGATATACTGATTAATAATGCAGGGATAGCTGCGATGAATCCTTGTCTTTTGATGCCAGATACTACTGCTAAAAAAATACTTGATATCAATATACTTGGCGTTTTCAATATGTCACGGGAAAGTACCAAACTCATGATGAAAGCCAACTATGGCAGAATTATTAATTTTAGTTCTGTCGCTGTTCCTATGCACATTGAAGGGGAGGCAATCTACGCATCTAGTAAGGCAGCTATTGAAGAATTTTCTAAGATTTTTGCGAGAGAAGTGGCTAGATTTGGCATTACAGTTAATGTGATTGGACCTTCACCAATCATGACTGATTTGATTGCTAAAGTACCTGAAGAAAAGATTCAATCTCTGGTTAATAAAATGCCTTTAAATCGTTTAGGTGAATTTCGAGATGTGGAAAATGTTGTTGATTTCTTTGCGAGTGAAGCCAGTCAATATATTACAGGACAGGTTATTTATCTAGGAGGTGTTTCATGA
- a CDS encoding acyl carrier protein has protein sequence MLSRQEILEVLGEAMEINSANLTEETPLEALGDAWDSVSRLSVISMIDSYANRDIPVNAIVESKTIKDLINLIATSDNQIISSQTMIKGNDVLHRNKEEVVKIIKKSLKEVAEKSNLNLPENIDDETRILGGNSPFDSMQVVNLIVIVEEEITDRFNLDIILANEHTMSQSSSPFKTISTLADYIVGYLL, from the coding sequence ATGTTAAGCCGCCAAGAAATATTAGAAGTATTAGGTGAAGCGATGGAAATTAATAGTGCTAATCTTACGGAAGAAACGCCACTAGAAGCATTAGGAGATGCCTGGGATTCAGTTTCTAGGCTATCGGTAATATCAATGATTGATAGTTATGCAAATCGAGATATTCCTGTCAATGCTATAGTCGAAAGTAAAACAATTAAAGACCTGATTAATTTGATAGCTACAAGTGACAATCAAATAATTAGTTCTCAGACAATGATCAAGGGAAATGATGTATTACATAGAAACAAGGAAGAAGTTGTTAAAATAATCAAAAAATCATTGAAAGAAGTTGCTGAAAAATCGAATCTTAATTTACCTGAAAATATAGATGACGAAACTAGAATTCTAGGAGGAAATTCACCTTTTGATTCTATGCAAGTTGTCAATCTTATTGTTATCGTCGAAGAGGAAATTACCGACAGATTTAATCTTGATATAATTCTTGCCAACGAACATACTATGTCTCAGAGTAGTAGTCCTTTTAAAACTATTAGTACATTGGCAGATTATATAGTAGGTTATCTTCTATGA
- a CDS encoding LLM class flavin-dependent oxidoreductase encodes MSSFSCFVVGNGILALSCLEILLQKNCQVLGVYSTDNSLEKWCEEHDITHAASRSIFQKTLLDVDYDYLFSINNTQWIIPKNVIQRARKASINYHDSPLPKYAGLYATSWAILNGETQHAVTWHEISSELDTGRIFKQKTVSILPDDTVFTLNVSCFDAAVNSFAELVQELAIDLVQPWTQDLSQRSYFGLSDRPDAASLICYDVSSKDICNLVKALDFGPVRNELGLPKIWLPGGVAVVGSAHSITTSQGVPGQVLKLEPPGMCIATIDGAVQLSRLTTLNGKDISEEQLRADYGVRVGDVLPVIDPEIRDAISQRNVAICRYEQKWSERLMQLALFRHPYLPVATIEQPRDISLHCYSIVLLTKQVEAKSLLAMFAAYCARLATETEFDLGLQTDSQRGIAPEIFAQRVPIRVQTQPEESFNEFKNRFETTLDQTSRLGSFRHTLLRRYPELQDQSNFLPVAIVLASSPEHLNWTHLQASMAFVAYEDGSLPELVHTGLLNDTDSQAIVQQLQSFINACIENPQQSLHQLPLLSVTEQQQILGDWNQTAQPFPTDKCIHELFEQQVTQNPDAIAVAFQERQLTYRELNAQANQLAHYLQLQGVAPDVLVGLHLERSLAMMVGLLAIHKAGGAYLPLDPDFPQERLAFMVEDSQTKVILTQEKLISNLIVDDHVRIIPIDIMSGEIAQQPITNPSTGVTPENLSYIIYTSGSTGKPKGVMVEHGNVVNFFTGMDAVIDHEPPGVWLAVTSLSFDISVLELFWTLARGFKVVIYNPKAERQKSLAGELKLQNLTKHTDFSLFYFSSHEQGQDAAAKYRLLLEGAKFADENGFKAVWTPERHFHAFGGLFPNPVVSSAAIAVITKNIQIRAGSCVSPLHNSVRMAEDWALVDNLSQGRVGISFAAGWQPNDFVLCPQAFENRKEIMFGQIEEVRALWKGETLAYPNGKGEMVEIQTLPRPIQSTLPVWITAAGNPETFQMAGASGSHLLTHLLGQSLTELAAKIAIYRQAWADNGHPGQGIVTLMIHTFVGESDDTVKELVRQPMRQYLASSLDLIKLAAWSFPTFKQKTTDNNGQFAISHLSDPDMAEVLDFSFERYFETSSLFGTVDTCLQMVDRIKAIGVDEIACLIDYGLDTDTVLSQLPLLNQLKVRANYQPPTESVAALIQRHQVTHLQCTPSMANLLIAETATREAMGQLRTMMVGGEAFTEALANQLKQIISGKIHNMYGPTETTIWSATHTLDQVDGIVPLGRPIANTQVYILDKNQHPVPIGVPGELFIGGQGVTRGYLNRPELTQERFVPNPFSTDTTARLYRTGDLVRYRLDGNVEFLGRIDFQVKVRGYRIELGEIETILSRHPAVQEAVIIVREDVPGDQRLVAYLLPQPGHQPTNATMREYLLSLLPEYMIPSNFVWLAAFPLTPNKKVDRKALPAPIDSERSRTILVSQSGDNVSSRIPENNVEETLIELWEKVLQVSTVGIEDNFFHLGGNSLVAVRLIEEIRSVFNVDLPLISLFLYPTITDITKQIMANATLSLSGQSFTNQFHGQVVQEVQHSYPGFFPKK; translated from the coding sequence TGTCGGCAATGGTATTTTGGCTTTGAGTTGCTTGGAAATCTTGTTACAGAAAAACTGCCAAGTCCTGGGAGTATATTCAACCGATAATTCCTTAGAAAAGTGGTGTGAGGAACATGACATCACTCACGCCGCTTCTCGATCCATTTTTCAAAAAACACTCCTGGACGTTGATTACGATTATCTTTTCAGTATCAATAATACCCAATGGATTATTCCTAAAAATGTGATTCAAAGGGCGAGAAAAGCCAGCATTAATTACCATGACTCACCATTACCAAAATATGCTGGTTTGTATGCAACCTCTTGGGCTATACTGAATGGAGAAACCCAACACGCTGTGACTTGGCACGAAATATCTAGTGAACTTGATACTGGGCGCATTTTCAAACAAAAAACTGTGTCAATTCTCCCAGATGATACAGTATTTACCCTGAATGTTAGTTGTTTCGATGCCGCAGTTAATTCCTTTGCCGAATTGGTACAAGAACTAGCAATAGATCTTGTCCAGCCTTGGACTCAAGACCTATCACAACGCAGTTATTTTGGTCTTAGCGATCGCCCAGATGCCGCCTCTTTGATCTGTTATGATGTTAGTAGTAAAGATATCTGCAATCTCGTCAAAGCCTTAGATTTTGGGCCAGTTCGCAACGAACTAGGGTTACCCAAAATCTGGTTGCCAGGGGGGGTGGCTGTTGTTGGATCTGCCCATTCAATCACTACTTCCCAGGGTGTTCCCGGACAAGTGCTAAAACTAGAACCACCAGGGATGTGCATTGCCACCATAGATGGGGCTGTGCAGTTGAGTCGTTTAACGACATTGAACGGAAAGGATATTTCCGAAGAACAGTTGAGAGCAGATTATGGTGTGCGCGTCGGTGATGTCTTACCTGTAATTGATCCTGAAATTAGAGATGCCATTAGTCAACGGAATGTTGCTATTTGTCGTTATGAGCAAAAGTGGTCAGAACGATTGATGCAGCTTGCACTCTTTCGACATCCCTATTTGCCAGTCGCAACTATTGAGCAACCACGAGATATATCATTGCACTGCTATTCTATTGTGTTGTTAACCAAGCAGGTAGAAGCCAAATCACTGCTGGCCATGTTTGCAGCTTACTGTGCGCGACTGGCAACAGAGACAGAATTTGACCTGGGACTACAAACCGATTCACAGCGCGGCATTGCTCCCGAAATATTTGCCCAACGAGTTCCTATCCGTGTTCAAACCCAGCCAGAGGAGTCTTTTAATGAGTTTAAAAACCGATTTGAAACTACCCTAGATCAGACCTCTCGTCTGGGTAGCTTTAGACATACTCTCTTAAGACGTTATCCAGAACTACAAGACCAGAGTAATTTTCTGCCTGTGGCTATCGTGCTGGCAAGTAGTCCTGAACACCTAAATTGGACTCATCTGCAAGCATCTATGGCCTTTGTGGCTTATGAAGACGGGAGCTTACCAGAATTAGTACATACTGGGTTACTCAATGACACTGACTCTCAAGCGATTGTCCAGCAACTTCAGAGTTTTATAAATGCGTGTATAGAAAATCCTCAACAATCGCTACATCAACTACCACTACTCTCCGTTACAGAACAGCAGCAAATTTTAGGAGATTGGAATCAGACAGCACAACCCTTTCCTACAGATAAATGTATCCACGAATTATTTGAGCAGCAGGTAACACAGAATCCTGATGCTATAGCTGTGGCCTTTCAAGAACGACAATTAACTTACCGGGAATTAAACGCCCAAGCGAATCAACTAGCGCATTATCTACAACTACAGGGAGTTGCTCCTGATGTTCTAGTTGGTCTTCATTTAGAAAGATCATTAGCAATGATGGTGGGGTTACTGGCAATTCATAAAGCCGGTGGGGCATATCTTCCCCTTGACCCCGACTTCCCCCAAGAGCGTCTAGCTTTCATGGTGGAAGATTCTCAAACGAAGGTGATCTTAACTCAAGAGAAACTAATTTCCAATCTCATTGTTGATGATCATGTCCGCATTATCCCCATTGATATCATGTCGGGCGAAATTGCTCAACAACCAATTACTAATCCCTCTACTGGGGTAACACCGGAAAATCTGAGTTACATCATCTACACCTCCGGTTCGACTGGGAAACCCAAGGGGGTAATGGTGGAGCATGGTAATGTGGTTAATTTCTTCACTGGTATGGATGCCGTTATTGACCATGAACCACCAGGAGTATGGTTAGCAGTCACCAGTTTATCTTTTGATATTTCCGTCTTAGAACTGTTCTGGACATTGGCACGGGGCTTTAAAGTTGTCATCTATAACCCCAAAGCAGAACGGCAAAAGTCTCTTGCTGGGGAGCTAAAACTGCAAAATCTCACGAAACATACAGATTTTAGTCTTTTCTACTTCTCTAGTCATGAGCAAGGACAAGATGCTGCTGCCAAGTACCGATTGTTGCTGGAAGGGGCTAAATTTGCTGATGAGAATGGCTTTAAGGCGGTTTGGACTCCCGAACGTCATTTTCACGCCTTTGGTGGCTTGTTCCCTAATCCTGTGGTGAGTAGTGCGGCGATCGCAGTCATTACCAAAAATATCCAAATTCGCGCAGGTAGCTGTGTTTCTCCCTTACATAACTCTGTGCGAATGGCAGAAGATTGGGCTTTAGTAGATAACCTTTCTCAGGGTCGGGTGGGCATATCCTTTGCGGCTGGTTGGCAACCCAATGACTTTGTATTGTGTCCCCAAGCCTTTGAGAACCGCAAGGAAATTATGTTTGGGCAAATTGAGGAGGTACGGGCGCTCTGGAAAGGAGAAACCCTAGCATATCCCAACGGTAAAGGCGAAATGGTGGAAATACAAACCCTACCTCGCCCCATACAATCCACACTCCCAGTCTGGATTACAGCCGCCGGCAACCCGGAAACCTTCCAAATGGCAGGAGCGAGTGGTTCTCATCTTTTGACGCACTTACTGGGGCAAAGTTTGACAGAATTAGCCGCTAAAATTGCCATTTATCGGCAAGCATGGGCAGATAATGGACATCCTGGGCAGGGAATTGTCACCCTGATGATCCACACTTTTGTCGGGGAAAGTGATGATACTGTCAAAGAACTTGTCCGTCAGCCCATGCGGCAATATTTAGCTAGTTCCCTAGATTTAATCAAGCTGGCAGCCTGGTCTTTCCCAACTTTCAAGCAGAAAACCACCGACAACAACGGACAGTTTGCAATATCCCATCTCTCTGACCCAGACATGGCTGAGGTACTAGATTTCTCCTTTGAACGGTACTTTGAAACCAGTAGTCTATTTGGAACTGTGGACACTTGTTTGCAGATGGTTGATCGAATTAAAGCTATTGGTGTAGATGAAATAGCCTGTCTGATTGACTACGGTTTAGATACGGATACTGTACTATCTCAACTACCTCTACTGAATCAGTTGAAAGTACGGGCTAATTATCAACCACCGACTGAATCTGTAGCTGCCCTCATACAGCGTCATCAGGTGACACATCTGCAATGTACTCCCTCTATGGCAAATTTACTGATTGCAGAAACCGCTACCCGCGAGGCTATGGGGCAACTGCGGACGATGATGGTTGGTGGTGAAGCCTTTACCGAAGCCCTAGCAAATCAACTTAAACAGATTATTTCTGGAAAAATTCATAATATGTATGGGCCTACAGAAACAACTATCTGGTCGGCAACTCATACTCTGGATCAAGTAGATGGCATAGTTCCCCTTGGCCGTCCCATTGCTAACACACAAGTTTACATTTTGGACAAGAATCAGCACCCTGTACCAATTGGCGTACCAGGTGAGCTATTCATCGGTGGTCAAGGCGTGACCAGGGGATATCTAAATCGGCCGGAGTTAACTCAAGAGAGGTTTGTCCCCAATCCCTTTAGTACCGATACCACAGCCCGGTTATACCGGACTGGTGACTTGGTTCGCTACCGACTAGATGGTAATGTGGAATTCTTGGGACGGATAGACTTCCAGGTCAAAGTGCGGGGATACCGGATTGAACTGGGAGAAATTGAGACAATTTTAAGCAGACATCCAGCAGTTCAAGAAGCGGTGATTATTGTCCGTGAGGATGTCCCTGGAGATCAGCGGCTGGTGGCATATCTACTCCCACAACCAGGACATCAGCCGACCAATGCAACTATGCGAGAATACTTACTCTCTCTATTACCTGAGTACATGATTCCCTCTAATTTTGTTTGGTTGGCAGCATTTCCCCTGACCCCCAATAAGAAAGTTGACCGCAAGGCTTTACCTGCTCCTATTGATAGTGAGCGAAGTCGAACTATATTAGTTTCTCAATCTGGGGATAATGTTAGTTCAAGAATACCTGAAAATAATGTTGAGGAAACTTTAATTGAACTCTGGGAAAAGGTGCTTCAGGTTTCGACGGTAGGAATTGAAGATAATTTCTTTCATTTGGGTGGTAATTCTCTAGTTGCCGTGAGATTAATTGAGGAAATTCGCTCCGTATTTAATGTGGATTTACCTTTAATTAGTTTGTTCCTATATCCAACTATCACCGATATTACCAAGCAAATTATGGCTAACGCCACGCTATCCCTATCAGGACAATCTTTTACGAATCAATTTCATGGTCAAGTTGTTCAGGAAGTGCAGCATAGCTATCCTGGATTTTTCCCAAAGAAATAA